The following proteins are co-located in the Acidicapsa acidisoli genome:
- a CDS encoding tyrosine-type recombinase/integrase has product MQQGSVIQTGRKEGPNVWQFRWSEKDLNGQRVYRKRVIGTVEQYADATAVRHAASALISEVNLRSHKNRVGAITIDQLCEHFEQSEMRSGTSSWSVATQKTYRGYVRRWIRPRWGARTLDEIKAVEVEAWLGGLNLARGSRAKIRNVFCVLFNHACRHELYDRNPIRFVRQSAKRRRAPDVLTGPEIKVLVENLPLREHTLVLLAASTGLRQGELFGLKWRDIDFEHGELNVIRSIVCGVEGRCKTESSQKPVPMHQQLAAALIEWKKQCRLKAVDDWVFASRLHNGRKPYWGAAIMRHYIQPVAEKLGIQKRIGWHTFRHTYCTLLRSLGVEFKVMQELMRHSSLRSTLDVYTQAVGPAKRAAQAAVLSLFFAPPDLHVDCEMIGLA; this is encoded by the coding sequence ATGCAACAGGGAAGCGTAATTCAAACGGGCAGAAAAGAAGGCCCGAATGTATGGCAGTTTCGATGGTCGGAAAAGGATTTGAATGGCCAACGTGTTTATCGGAAGCGGGTCATCGGAACTGTGGAGCAATACGCTGATGCGACTGCCGTACGTCATGCGGCGTCAGCTCTGATTTCGGAGGTCAACCTGCGATCACACAAGAATCGAGTTGGCGCAATTACCATCGATCAGCTGTGCGAGCACTTTGAACAGAGTGAAATGCGGTCCGGCACAAGCTCGTGGAGCGTCGCCACCCAGAAGACCTACCGCGGTTACGTTCGTCGCTGGATCAGGCCACGCTGGGGCGCTCGCACTCTGGACGAGATCAAGGCAGTGGAAGTGGAAGCATGGCTGGGTGGACTCAATCTTGCACGCGGTTCACGAGCCAAGATCCGAAACGTCTTTTGTGTCCTGTTTAATCATGCCTGTCGTCATGAACTGTATGACCGCAACCCAATACGCTTCGTTCGCCAAAGCGCCAAGCGCCGTCGAGCTCCAGATGTGCTAACCGGTCCCGAGATTAAGGTTTTGGTTGAGAATCTGCCATTGCGCGAGCACACACTCGTTCTGCTCGCGGCATCAACCGGGTTGAGACAGGGAGAACTCTTCGGTCTGAAATGGAGGGACATTGATTTCGAACATGGGGAGTTGAATGTGATTCGATCGATTGTCTGCGGTGTGGAAGGCCGCTGCAAGACCGAATCCTCGCAGAAGCCCGTTCCGATGCATCAGCAGCTCGCTGCGGCATTGATTGAGTGGAAAAAACAGTGCAGGCTCAAGGCTGTTGACGATTGGGTGTTCGCCAGTCGATTGCACAACGGGCGAAAGCCGTATTGGGGAGCAGCAATTATGCGCCATTACATCCAGCCGGTTGCCGAAAAGCTGGGTATTCAAAAGCGCATTGGGTGGCACACGTTTCGCCACACCTACTGCACGTTGCTCAGAAGTCTTGGAGTCGAATTCAAAGTCATGCAGGAATTGATGCGACACTCCTCGCTGCGCTCTACGCTCGACGTGTATACGCAGGCCGTCGGCCCAGCAAAGCGCGCTGCTCAAGCAGCAGTACTCTCGCTGTTCTTCGCGCCACCGGATTTGCACGTTGATTGCGAGATGATTGGGCTGGCGTAG
- a CDS encoding RNA polymerase sigma factor translates to MSLQFECRDAASNQHLHSKAVDSMLGMAESALRQSLFRPDVTGSTRGQAAEHSRFHNSHKFKRLLRSASWQPGCYLRDRVRNDADTPTRRRCMNWIDQDAQIENADELASRHKDPLVTAIQAGAPEAFAQLYAIYSPRLYRTITAITKNPEDAQDALQETFLRAHLRVHAFESRSSIYSWLSRIAINCALMILRKRRTRPEVLFDPQPDHRRCETIFFEVEDSAPNPEEAYDLRQRQTRTLRAIRRLNPKLQTAIRMQMKHEWSVKEISQALNISEAAAKSRLYRARQQLSTGTPTISVLQLTSCNHSWRASAETLCCQLHPMHRSRT, encoded by the coding sequence ATGTCCTTGCAATTCGAGTGCCGGGACGCAGCGTCGAACCAACATCTCCATTCAAAAGCAGTTGACTCCATGCTCGGCATGGCTGAGTCTGCGCTACGTCAATCCTTGTTCCGTCCTGACGTCACAGGATCGACGCGTGGCCAGGCGGCCGAACATTCGCGATTTCACAACTCACATAAATTCAAGCGTCTTCTTCGGAGTGCATCCTGGCAACCGGGTTGCTACTTGAGAGATCGAGTCCGAAACGATGCGGACACTCCGACTCGGAGGCGTTGCATGAATTGGATAGACCAAGACGCGCAAATCGAAAATGCCGACGAATTGGCCTCAAGACATAAGGACCCACTCGTAACGGCGATCCAAGCGGGAGCGCCCGAGGCTTTCGCGCAACTTTATGCGATATATTCTCCTCGTCTGTACAGAACGATCACTGCGATTACAAAGAACCCAGAGGATGCCCAAGACGCTCTACAGGAGACATTCTTGCGAGCGCATCTGAGGGTCCACGCTTTCGAAAGCAGATCTAGTATCTATTCCTGGTTGAGCCGGATCGCCATCAACTGTGCCCTTATGATCCTGCGCAAACGGCGTACCCGTCCCGAAGTGTTGTTTGATCCCCAACCGGATCATCGTCGCTGTGAGACGATCTTCTTCGAAGTTGAGGACTCTGCTCCGAATCCTGAGGAGGCCTACGACTTGCGGCAGCGTCAAACCAGGACCCTGCGCGCGATCCGCCGTCTCAACCCCAAACTGCAAACGGCAATTCGGATGCAGATGAAGCACGAATGGTCGGTAAAGGAGATCAGCCAAGCTCTGAACATCTCCGAAGCGGCTGCCAAGTCTCGTCTATATCGCGCACGTCAACAACTTTCTACAGGAACGCCGACCATCAGCGTTTTGCAATTGACATCCTGCAATCACTCTTGGCGAGCGTCGGCAGAGACACTCTGCTGTCAGCTTCATCCAATGCATCGATCGAGAACCTGA
- a CDS encoding response regulator: MDSDQVTVNKMPLDVAPVQIHKQRILCVDDDVLGTTMRAEILEEHGFSVAVFHSPLEVTRCDLSAFNLAILDFEMPGLNGRELLLRIRAMGARFPIVLLTGCLAGLSHEDCILFARCIDKSMPIHYLLDTVAEFLDPMQGPDYGS; this comes from the coding sequence ATGGATAGCGATCAGGTCACTGTTAACAAAATGCCTCTCGATGTTGCGCCTGTGCAAATTCACAAACAGCGGATTCTGTGCGTAGATGACGACGTATTGGGCACGACTATGCGCGCAGAGATTCTGGAGGAGCACGGTTTCTCAGTTGCTGTCTTTCACTCTCCCCTCGAGGTTACACGCTGCGATCTCTCTGCGTTTAATCTCGCGATTCTGGATTTTGAGATGCCGGGACTAAATGGTCGAGAGCTCTTACTACGTATTCGAGCGATGGGGGCCAGATTCCCAATTGTGTTGCTCACGGGGTGCCTGGCGGGTCTTTCGCACGAAGATTGCATCCTCTTTGCGCGGTGTATCGACAAGAGCATGCCCATTCATTACCTACTCGACACGGTCGCGGAATTTCTGGATCCAATGCAGGGCCCCGATTATGGCTCATAA
- a CDS encoding SDR family NAD(P)-dependent oxidoreductase: MRLRNGCWRTGRIPRFFSGDQPTCQDCRASSWQISLKESSISCEAGIAIQSVLVVGGSSGIGLATVQLALERGAHVTIASRDREKLRKVSATIGTAVVV, from the coding sequence ATGAGATTGCGAAATGGGTGTTGGAGAACAGGCAGGATACCCCGATTCTTCAGCGGGGACCAGCCAACGTGTCAGGACTGCCGGGCGTCTAGCTGGCAGATTTCATTAAAGGAGAGCTCTATCTCATGCGAAGCGGGCATTGCGATTCAGTCCGTGCTTGTAGTCGGCGGGAGCTCCGGTATTGGACTCGCCACTGTCCAGCTTGCGCTTGAACGCGGAGCGCACGTAACGATCGCGTCTCGCGATCGAGAGAAGTTGCGCAAAGTTAGCGCGACGATTGGAACTGCTGTGGTCGTCTAA
- a CDS encoding DsbA family protein, producing the protein MSKLSIAVNEDDHIQGNPTAEYSLVEYGDYECPYCGAAYPIVKRLQKHFGKRLSFVFRNFPLAQIHPWAEPAAEVAEFAGAHGKFWEMHDLLFENQLGLDEALFMNLANDLDLSTSQLQTAIANHTYRARVLADFAGGARSGVNGTPTFFVNGWRHNGSFDFDSLSESIQLARSLSR; encoded by the coding sequence ATGAGCAAGCTTTCAATTGCAGTCAACGAGGACGACCACATACAGGGAAATCCTACAGCGGAGTACAGCCTGGTCGAATATGGCGACTATGAATGCCCCTACTGCGGAGCGGCCTATCCAATCGTCAAGCGACTACAGAAGCACTTTGGAAAACGGCTCTCATTTGTCTTTCGCAATTTTCCTCTGGCCCAGATCCATCCGTGGGCAGAGCCGGCTGCCGAAGTAGCCGAATTTGCCGGGGCCCACGGAAAGTTCTGGGAGATGCACGATCTGCTCTTTGAGAATCAGTTGGGTCTGGACGAAGCTCTGTTCATGAATCTGGCTAACGATCTCGACCTATCAACTTCGCAGTTACAAACTGCCATTGCCAACCATACTTACCGCGCTCGAGTGTTGGCCGATTTCGCTGGAGGCGCCCGAAGTGGCGTCAACGGAACTCCCACGTTCTTCGTCAACGGTTGGCGTCACAACGGATCTTTCGATTTCGATTCCCTGAGTGAATCTATCCAATTAGCTCGTTCGCTGAGTCGATAG
- the mdcH gene encoding malonate decarboxylase subunit epsilon: MTRIASVNTAFLFPGQGAQKPGMLHELVDDPAVELTLDEISDVLKSDVRLLDSTEALNSTVSAQLALLASGVATARALQRYGVTCCAVAGLSVGAFAAAVVAEAITLKDAVILVRSRAEKMEQLYPVGYGLAAIVGLNERQVTAIVDSVHTTATPVFVGNINAPRQIVIAGSIEGMQKSLEEASRNGARKAELLHVSVPSHCPLLSSVADSLRLQLNSMQLKVPKCPYIANVNARALRSASAVATDLADNIAHGVRWHDATIVAEELGCNLFLEMPPGHTLTDLAEENVPGVTACVVTSDLFRHVLRLATA; this comes from the coding sequence ATGACGAGGATAGCTAGCGTGAATACTGCATTTCTGTTCCCGGGACAAGGAGCACAGAAACCTGGAATGCTTCATGAACTCGTGGATGATCCAGCTGTCGAATTGACGCTCGACGAGATCAGTGATGTTTTGAAATCCGATGTTCGTCTGTTGGACTCGACTGAGGCGTTGAATTCCACAGTATCGGCTCAACTCGCTCTTCTAGCTTCCGGAGTAGCTACGGCCAGAGCTTTGCAGAGATACGGCGTCACTTGTTGTGCAGTTGCAGGTTTATCAGTGGGCGCCTTTGCAGCAGCGGTCGTTGCCGAAGCGATCACATTGAAGGATGCGGTAATTCTGGTTCGCTCCCGCGCAGAGAAAATGGAACAGCTATATCCAGTCGGATACGGATTGGCTGCCATCGTCGGTCTGAACGAGCGTCAGGTTACGGCTATCGTCGATTCAGTACATACGACCGCGACTCCAGTATTCGTAGGAAATATCAACGCACCGAGGCAGATCGTAATTGCAGGTTCCATAGAAGGGATGCAGAAGTCTTTAGAAGAGGCGAGCCGGAACGGCGCCAGGAAGGCTGAGCTCCTGCACGTTTCCGTGCCGTCCCATTGTCCTCTGCTTTCATCCGTTGCTGACTCACTTCGGCTCCAGCTAAATTCTATGCAGCTAAAGGTTCCGAAATGTCCATACATCGCAAATGTGAATGCACGAGCTCTGCGCTCCGCGTCGGCCGTAGCAACGGATCTGGCGGACAACATCGCTCACGGAGTTCGGTGGCATGATGCGACGATAGTCGCGGAGGAATTGGGCTGTAACCTCTTCCTTGAAATGCCGCCGGGCCACACTCTGACGGACCTCGCGGAAGAAAACGTTCCCGGCGTTACCGCTTGTGTGGTCACATCGGATCTTTTCAGACACGTTTTGCGACTCGCCACCGCTTAA
- a CDS encoding redoxin domain-containing protein codes for MSNILSAGSPAPDFSLHVTPDQRLSLNELRGKPVILAFYPADWSPVCGDQMALYNEILPEFQKFGAILVGVSVDGVWCHEAFAKDRHLQFPLAADFEPKGEVARAYGAYRSEVGVCERALFLIDQKGVIDWSYLSPIAINPGADGILEALENLPKKEKP; via the coding sequence ATGTCCAACATTTTGTCTGCCGGATCGCCGGCTCCGGATTTCAGTCTTCACGTCACGCCCGACCAAAGGCTCTCCCTGAACGAGTTGCGAGGTAAGCCTGTCATTCTCGCGTTCTACCCCGCTGACTGGAGTCCGGTTTGCGGCGACCAGATGGCACTCTATAACGAGATTCTGCCCGAGTTTCAGAAATTTGGAGCCATATTGGTGGGAGTGTCAGTAGATGGCGTCTGGTGTCACGAGGCGTTTGCCAAAGATCGGCATCTGCAATTCCCCTTAGCCGCAGACTTCGAACCGAAAGGCGAGGTTGCGAGGGCTTACGGGGCCTACCGAAGCGAAGTCGGTGTCTGTGAACGGGCACTGTTTCTCATTGACCAGAAGGGCGTTATCGACTGGAGCTACCTTTCGCCCATCGCAATCAATCCTGGAGCCGACGGCATCCTAGAAGCTCTTGAGAATCTACCGAAAAAGGAGAAGCCATGA
- a CDS encoding polysaccharide deacetylase family protein produces the protein MSADKPAQKFWPNGARLAVSISMMFEGGGQPISGSGGPIPEPIKDGLPDLPTNAFFAYGYYEGIPRALNLFDKHGIKVSSFMIGEAVENAPDLAQEIARRGHEVAAHGRTWRNSYFLPRDEEKKFIADSVEMIHKVTGQRPVGWNAYWLRNSVHILETLQELGFLYHIDEPSHDEPFIIPVKGKDFVTVPYTFHMNDISSFPFESYNPMAYEQALKDEFDQLYEEGATRRRMMLIGFHDRINGHANRIRMLDRFLTYAKGHDSVWFARKDEIAKWVLENRQDTPILQRGPANVSGLPGV, from the coding sequence ATGAGCGCAGACAAACCCGCCCAAAAATTTTGGCCGAACGGTGCACGGCTTGCAGTGAGCATCTCGATGATGTTTGAAGGCGGCGGACAACCGATCTCTGGCTCCGGCGGCCCGATTCCTGAGCCAATCAAGGATGGCCTGCCTGACCTGCCGACTAATGCGTTCTTTGCGTACGGCTATTACGAAGGCATCCCGCGTGCCTTGAATCTCTTCGACAAGCACGGGATTAAGGTATCCAGCTTCATGATCGGCGAGGCCGTCGAGAATGCTCCAGATCTCGCGCAAGAGATCGCGCGTCGCGGCCACGAGGTGGCGGCGCACGGACGTACCTGGCGGAACTCTTACTTCTTACCCCGTGATGAGGAGAAGAAGTTCATCGCCGACTCGGTCGAGATGATTCACAAGGTTACGGGTCAAAGGCCTGTCGGCTGGAATGCCTACTGGCTCCGCAACTCGGTACACATCCTCGAAACATTGCAGGAGCTGGGCTTCCTCTATCACATTGACGAGCCCAGCCACGACGAGCCCTTCATTATCCCGGTAAAGGGCAAAGACTTTGTCACGGTTCCATATACCTTCCACATGAATGACATCTCCTCCTTCCCGTTTGAAAGCTACAACCCTATGGCCTATGAACAGGCCCTCAAGGACGAGTTCGACCAGCTTTACGAAGAAGGGGCGACTCGGCGACGGATGATGCTTATCGGTTTCCACGATCGCATCAATGGGCACGCTAACCGGATCCGGATGCTGGATCGATTCCTCACCTACGCAAAGGGCCACGACAGCGTGTGGTTTGCGCGCAAAGATGAGATTGCGAAATGGGTGTTGGAGAACAGGCAGGATACCCCGATTCTTCAGCGGGGACCAGCCAACGTGTCAGGACTGCCGGGCGTCTAG